The Actinocatenispora sera genome has a window encoding:
- a CDS encoding putative bifunctional diguanylate cyclase/phosphodiesterase: MGSLTSISGRRALYSWAFTVGLLVAAFGLTVVNPRVHGFTVGPVGLFVVLAGGLLLSQAAKLHIEIGRQNITVSPIEIPFLIALFVLPPVGVLVARLIAGVIVYLWLSKDSTKYVFNVALFAASTAVANLIVAAFGPLQISQPRSWLVGLAAVLALEIFAYLCVAAVVGIMQGSVSPGDLLRNASSLLFGEAAAVIGLIMLLAIQVTLWALVPLAALALIVAYGFRMYARFISEHQKLDEMYELTRAVRQAASEGELADILLSRVRGMLRAEYATLWLPASGRYPEVLLTAKEGVRGLLDRAPAPADLRREAFAEGGTVVVGPKLGDDARRAQLLDSRTKDVIIVPLRSGSATVGTVECVNRLGDVHQFGPADVNQMEAIASQTAAAVENARLVERLRFDAYHDALTGLPNRHRMITAIEEAVKVRAPGEVVSVLVFDVDGLRDVNDSLGHGAGDQLLAEVGKRLQSAAPAGSLVSRVGGDEFALLVRMLGIDDAVALARELRTALQEPMPFGNARLDVDTAVGLAIHPDHGSEPEVLLQRADLANLAAKGTQAAVQVFNLGLESSSVRRLGLAGDLRRAIDAAELEVHFQPKIAIGRRELIGVECLARWKHATHGWVSPSDFVAVAEHTGQLGRLTDLVLREGMRRCREWVDTGHPLTVAVNLSPRTLVDPVFPSYLQELLTEYDVPPELLTLEITEDRNFSDTDRPLPTLRRLRDTGVRLSVDDFGTGYSSLSYLRRLPVQEVKIDRTFVQGMATDDGDYAIVRAVVDLARHFGLEVVAEGVESELALSQLEEMGCDIGQGFYFSRPLSYERLVAWLAARTELAESAGDSSRRLRVVT; this comes from the coding sequence ATGGGCTCACTGACGAGCATCTCGGGCCGCCGGGCGCTCTACTCGTGGGCGTTCACGGTCGGCCTCCTCGTCGCAGCATTTGGGCTCACCGTGGTCAACCCGAGGGTCCACGGTTTCACCGTGGGCCCTGTTGGGTTGTTCGTGGTGCTCGCCGGTGGCCTGCTGCTGAGTCAGGCCGCCAAGCTGCACATCGAGATCGGTCGGCAGAACATCACGGTGTCGCCGATCGAGATCCCGTTCCTGATCGCACTGTTCGTGCTGCCGCCCGTGGGCGTGCTGGTCGCGCGCCTGATCGCCGGGGTCATCGTGTACCTCTGGCTCAGCAAGGACAGCACCAAGTACGTCTTCAACGTCGCGCTCTTCGCCGCCAGTACCGCGGTGGCGAACCTGATCGTCGCCGCGTTCGGGCCGCTGCAGATCTCGCAGCCACGAAGTTGGCTCGTTGGCCTCGCTGCCGTCTTGGCGCTCGAGATCTTCGCGTACCTGTGCGTCGCCGCCGTCGTGGGCATCATGCAGGGCTCGGTGTCGCCGGGCGACCTGCTGCGTAACGCCTCGTCACTTCTGTTCGGTGAGGCCGCGGCCGTGATCGGCCTGATCATGTTGCTCGCCATCCAGGTGACGCTGTGGGCCCTGGTTCCCCTCGCCGCGTTGGCGCTGATCGTCGCGTACGGGTTCCGGATGTACGCGCGGTTCATCAGCGAACACCAGAAGCTCGACGAGATGTACGAGTTGACCCGGGCGGTGCGGCAGGCGGCATCCGAGGGCGAACTGGCGGACATCCTGCTCAGCCGGGTTCGCGGAATGCTACGGGCCGAGTACGCGACGCTCTGGCTGCCCGCCTCCGGCCGGTACCCGGAGGTGCTGCTGACCGCGAAGGAGGGCGTCCGCGGCCTGCTCGACCGGGCTCCGGCGCCGGCCGACCTGCGGCGCGAGGCGTTCGCCGAGGGCGGCACGGTCGTGGTCGGGCCGAAGCTCGGCGACGACGCGCGGCGCGCGCAGCTGCTGGACAGCCGGACCAAGGACGTCATCATCGTGCCGCTGCGATCCGGCAGCGCGACCGTCGGCACGGTCGAGTGCGTGAACCGGCTGGGCGATGTGCACCAGTTCGGCCCGGCGGACGTGAACCAGATGGAGGCGATCGCCTCGCAGACCGCCGCCGCGGTGGAGAACGCCCGGCTGGTGGAGCGGCTGCGGTTCGACGCGTACCACGACGCGCTGACCGGGCTGCCCAACCGGCACCGCATGATCACCGCGATCGAGGAAGCGGTGAAGGTACGCGCGCCGGGCGAGGTGGTCAGCGTCCTGGTCTTCGACGTGGACGGGCTGCGCGACGTGAACGACTCGCTCGGCCACGGCGCCGGCGACCAGCTGCTCGCCGAGGTCGGCAAGCGGCTGCAGTCGGCGGCGCCGGCCGGTTCGCTGGTGTCCCGGGTGGGCGGCGACGAGTTCGCGCTGCTGGTCCGGATGCTGGGGATCGACGACGCCGTCGCGCTGGCCCGTGAGCTGCGCACCGCGCTGCAGGAACCGATGCCGTTCGGCAACGCCCGGCTCGACGTGGACACCGCGGTCGGCCTGGCCATCCATCCCGATCACGGCAGCGAGCCGGAGGTGCTGCTGCAGCGCGCCGACCTCGCCAACCTGGCCGCCAAGGGCACCCAGGCCGCGGTCCAGGTGTTCAACCTCGGGCTGGAGTCGAGCAGCGTCCGCCGGCTCGGCCTGGCCGGCGACCTGCGTCGCGCGATCGACGCGGCCGAGCTGGAGGTGCACTTCCAGCCCAAGATCGCGATCGGGCGGCGCGAGCTGATCGGCGTGGAGTGCCTGGCCCGGTGGAAGCACGCGACGCACGGCTGGGTCTCGCCGAGCGACTTCGTCGCCGTCGCCGAGCACACCGGCCAGCTGGGCCGGCTGACCGACCTGGTGCTGCGCGAAGGGATGCGTCGCTGCCGGGAATGGGTCGACACGGGGCACCCGCTCACCGTCGCGGTCAACCTCTCGCCCCGCACGCTGGTCGACCCGGTGTTCCCCAGCTACCTGCAGGAACTGCTCACCGAGTACGACGTGCCGCCGGAGCTGCTGACACTGGAGATCACCGAGGACCGGAACTTCAGCGATACCGACCGGCCGCTGCCCACGCTGCGCCGGCTGCGGGACACCGGGGTCCGGCTGTCGGTCGACGACTTCGGCACCGGCTACTCGTCCCTGTCGTACCTGCGCCGGCTGCCGGTGCAGGAGGTCAAGATCGACCGGACGTTCGTGCAGGGGATGGCCACCGACGACGGCGACTACGCGATCGTCCGGGCGGTCGTCGACCTGGCCCGCCACTTCGGCCTCGAGGTGGTCGCCGAGGGGGTGGAGAGCGAGCTCGCGCTCAGCCAGCTGGAGGA